In Erpetoichthys calabaricus chromosome 2, fErpCal1.3, whole genome shotgun sequence, a genomic segment contains:
- the LOC127526665 gene encoding urokinase plasminogen activator surface receptor-like — translation MDCNLNVSVNTGNDRYTWTSRCCNTDMCNTETVSVSSDTNGLKCCGGSNRTCETIVDCLADEDHCFISVTGSSMYMGCSSASVCQNPASAFTNLGLPVSSQISCCQGGLCNNPNTSLTCYNCLSGQSCMETLCLGANEVCATGISRFTTGLNSTTMVNRYCATPDMCNVNVSATFANLGNANSVQCCNSDLCNTGDAIPIYPNGLVCCLDLTCQNTVTCMGSEDHCVLSDQGLYVLLGCASANYCSSMLCCQRSLCNHPASSLTCNSCYSSDSWDLCSSSSANMTCQSPSMECSSSLQLSTFGESSVTTNMNIPPQRLRYYVCLAS, via the exons tCAGTGTATCCAGTGACACCAACGGGCTGAAGTGCTGCGGAGGATCAAACAGGACTTGTGAGACCATCGTGGACTGCCTGGCAGACGAAGACCACTGCTTCATTTCAG TCACGGGTTCCAGTATGTATATGGGATGCTCTTCAGCAAGTGTGTGCCAGAACCCCGCATCTGCTTTTACCAATCTGGGACTGCCAGTGAGCTcacagatcagctgctgtcaAGGTGGCCTCTGCAATAATCCCA atacaAGTTTAACATGTTACAACTGCCTTTCTGGCCAATCGTGCATGGAAACTCTGTGTCTAGGCGCAAATGAGGTGTGTGCTACAGGAATATCGAGATTTACCACAG GTCTGAATTCCACGACAATGGTTAATAGATACTGTGCGACGCCGGACATGTGTAATGTGAATGTGTCTGCCACGTTTGCCAACTTAGGCAATGCCAACAGTGTGCAGTGCTGCAACTCCGACCTGTGTAACACCGGAGATG caattcCCATTTATCCCAATGGTTTGGTTTGCTGCTTGGATTTGACCTGCCAGAACACGGTGACCTGCATGGGCTCGGAGGACCACTGCGTGTTATCAG ATCAAGGACTTTATGTCCTACTGGGATGTGCTTCAGCAAATTATTGTTCTTCTATGTTGTGCTGTCAAAGGAGTCTTTGTAATCATCCCG CCTCCAGTCTGACTTGTAACAGCTGCTATTCTTCTGATTCTTGGGATTTGTGTAGCAGCAGCAGTGCCAACATGACATGCCAGTCTCCCAGTATGGAATGCTCATCAAGTCTCCAGTTGTCCACTTTTGGTGAGTCCTCTGTGACGACTAACATGAACATCCCGCCTCAACGCCTCCGTTATTACGTCTGTTTGGCTTCTTAG